The sequence GCACACGCAGCGAAGTGGCTTACGTGTAAAACAAGAAGAaccttgtggaaaaaaagaaaacacgaaCATCGCGGTGTGACGGTTGCTTGGAATTCCCTGCGGTTGGCAGGTGAATATCGCGGTATTACAATATTGCGGTTATTGCGACAGCCctagtcccaccaggatttcgcgggccttttttgtgattgttgcgggctaaaatgtttgatgttgcgggtgtttttcaaaaaaattgcgatggaagttgcggtgtgtttttgcttttttgtgagtacattacaatagggagtaaatgttgtatggtttcctctatttagtagtccattttaattatctatttacctatttattcagggttgccaacttttcaagatcgcttgaagtgagacttgaatctggagggggtggcgaacattaattgttgacgggggggcggggttagcgaacgtaaattgctaccgggcggcctgtaaaatggacacaaattaagtattgcgtgcgctgcagtgacttcgcgggctaccgttgcattgtggggaatgtagtgtttgtgcgtgcaaaacaccatcgggcggctgtggcctgcgggccggttctaatagtagttaaatatcatccaggggcccatagataatcaattcgcgggtcggatctggacagtttatccccgctttcatgtagtgaaCCAGGATATTGCTTTTCCCgttctttttgccgttattttcgtcgatcatgctgctttcagtctgctcctcttgaacgtatatacggaagtaaggcgggagtttgtcgacgtcacatcaatacgacatcagtgattggtcaaatttgcgggaaagttgcggtgattggctgaagttgcaacaccgccctgaattcgcggggtttgcttgaagttgcgttgaagttgcaaatcgcaacatcgcgactttctggagggtctgactaTTGTCCTCATCTCATGTGCACCTGAAATATTAGTGGTGCTGTGGCCTTGATCAGTGCAGATAAACCTGGTTTAAACAACTCAATCGATTGTAAGAATTTTTATATGGCTGATCTTTTGTGTAAAAGCATTTGAAAGATAAAAAGTCTCATTGTAAGAGGATCATTTGTTGTGGAGAATGACTCTTAAACTGTGTCTGTAGCAAGTCAGAGGGATCTGTGACACCGTACTGCATAACAGAGGTGCTGACAGGCACGACGCTGATGGAAGACCTGAACCAATCGGAGGGGCTGGAGGTGTAGGTGCTGCCTGCTCTATCACGGCTGTGGAGATGCAGCACCACGCGGAGATGACGGAGCACAGCGTCCAGCAGGGCGAGAAGAGCAGACGAGCGGCACCAGAGCAAGTGATAAGCACGTCTGTGGTGGAGCGTCTGGGTGAAGCCTGCAGGTGGAGCACTGAGGCATGTGGAGACGCTGAAGCGCAGGACAGCGTTTCTGTGATGCCTGCCCGTCTCAGTGCGAGCTCTGCTGCTGACGTGAGGGACGGGTCTGTGTTTGATGAGCtggagcagatggagaagaTCTCTCGACTCCGAGCGGCACTGAGGATCAAGGAGGCTGAGCTTAGGAAACACAGAACAGGAGTGACAGCCGCTTCTGAAATCAGCTAGAGCTACCTCTGTAGGCCACACCCCACCTCTGTaggccacacctccacctctgtaTGCGATGTATCAGCCTGAAAATcttagtttttttgtttgtcatgTTAATTTCCCGAGTAGACTAGGAGTAGACTGGGAGTAGACTGGTATTAGGGAGTATGGGATTGGAATAAGGGAGAGTGTGTTGTTTATGACAGAAATACCCTTTTTGTACCTTCTGAAAACTTAAAATTTAAAACATGCTTATCTTAAGCTTATCTTAAATAGGGGATCCTTGACTAAAATCACAGGTTTTATGTGGCTGTGTGTATAAGAGTCTGAGGTAAGATGCCTaatgtgggttttttttgtttaataatGGGAGTTTGATTCAGCTCAGTCTGCAGTGCATATTACTGTAGAAATGTGTTCTGAAGTGATTATTAAAACCTGCAAAGCTTCTCCTGAACATTCACAGTGGCCCGAGTGCCTTcctgctcctcacacacagtcctccaCGTCACCGTCATGCTGGGTGTTTGGAGTTGTTTGCAATTTGTTCGTACTGATGAGATCTCAAGCAGTTAACACActgatatgtgtgtgcgtgtgtgtgcgtgcgcatttGGGAGAGTATCTGAAgttcctcctttctctctgtaccttgtccaccacacacatcagacaCTGCCCCCTGGTAGCTGCTGTGGTGATGCAGCTGATTAATCTTGGAGCCTCACCTCACACAGTGCCATTTCCTGGCTTTACCTGCTGCTAAATATAACACTAATCaaaaatgttgtgtgtgtgtgttaatgtgtattAAAGTGTGTTAGTTGAAAGCCTCCCAGCTGCAGGTCTTCAAGGTTGAGTGAGTTTATCCAGCCCAGCGGTGTCAGTAACAGATCCACACTGCAGGCTTCATACAGCTCACCTCACAGGTGTGAGGGAGGATCCCCACACGCCTGACACTCCACTGCCATAGTCCTGACAGACTGCACTGGTGTCTAGATGCTCCAGGAATTAGTCAGAgtaccccccaacccccccacccccccacacacacacacaggccagagTGCAGAGATGAATGCCCAAATGTCTCATTCGTGACTCCCCATGAGAACAGGTGCTATTTTTCCCTTCTTTGACAGTATATTTGATGTGTGATTCATATGGTCTTTAGATGTGTGTTATATGGAACCAAAGTGTTTAGTATTTTATGTAGAAGCAGGAAAATAGAGATGTGGgtgtggccttgccttgccACGCCCCTCTGGCTATAAGACAGCAGCAGTGGGAGTGAGCACAGAGACGCGTCTCCCCGGCGGGTACACGCTTCACACAGCAGCTGGGATGTCTCACCGCCAGCCTGAACATTGTCAACTCCCCACACCAAGACCCACACCGCAGGTAAGCAGAGATCAGTCTGGACACGTCTCACCAGTCTGGATACGTCCCACCAGCCTGGATATGTCCAACCAGTCGGATAAGACCGACAGACCCACCACGGCCGTGGGCTGGAATAGGCTAACTGATCTGTCAGCACAGGAAGAACTGGTACCTCAAGTAAATGATGACATTTAGAGTTATTGTAGAGTACTTGTAGAACATTGATAGAGATGCCTGTAGagtttcagtgtgtgtttgtgattctATTGATGTGTAAATTATGAGACTGACCTGTCGCTACACAATGAAACACCAAAGTGTTTACTACCTGAGTAAAAGTAACTCCTTGctgccagggccggagtgggccactttttcagcccgggagtttcatgcccaaaaaattatttttccctcccaatcggcccaaactagagattgacatgagccggcccatcgggaatcctcccgaatctcccgattagccactccggctctgcttgCAGCTTATGTAGTGCACACGTGCTGCATGACACTGCTCACGCAGGGTACAGGTGTGAGCACACTCTGCTGTGGCCAGCGGTCAGAGGAAGAGTAACCGGCAACTCCACTGCTTTATTTTAGTCTGTGTTCCTATGAATAGtgtttacctctctctctctctctctctccctccctctctctctcactctccctctcccttcctctatctccctctctctatctttctgttTCTTCTTCATATTGGTACTATATGATTATATGTATTACTGCCCACAGAGCCAGTTATGGTTGCAGGTTAGAGAGTCATTATGTAGCCTGGTCTAGTGTGGCAGGCCAGGCCTGTTTACtactgctgtttgtgtgtgtgtgcgtgtgtgtgtgtgtgtgtgtgtgtgtgtggagtgcagGAGTGTTTTCAGGACTGTGATAAGCTGCAGGTGTCTGAGTGTTTGGTTCTCCCTGAACAGGTGTTCTGcttgcgtggtgtgtgtgtgtgtgtgtgtgtgcgtggtgtgtgtgtgtgtgtgttctacacaCTGCTGTTTGTTCTGCTCCTGCCTGAGCTTGGCGAGGCAGCACGACCTCGTTGTGGAGTGGAGCTTGTGGCTGATCTGGAGTTTGTGTGTGGCGATCGAGGGTTTTACAGAGGTGAGACACCACGGGTCTGTCCTGCGTTCAGGTCCTCCACTACACTGTTCAGGAATGTTCACTTTAACATGGTTATCAGCAGTGCTGTATATGAATGAACTGAATAATAATAACTGAATCATTTTCAGCGTTAGAGCACAATCACAGTGGCTCGTATGCGTCCGTGAAGACTGACCTCACAGTGCTGATACTGTTATCATGCCACATTTTTGCTATGACAACACGCAGCACTGCATGAAGTTTGTGTGATAGCTGAGTTAGAGAACAGCCCTCTGACCAGTGGCAAATTATTTCTGATGATGTTTACGTAATAAACAACTGAATAATCACAGCTCTCCCTCTCGCACTCCGCTTTGTGATTCAGAATATTTGACGTCAGCATTTTCTCTCCCTTCCTGAGCCTCCTCACCCTGTTCCAAACCCAAGgccactccacccccaccaatctaccccccccccccaatctatCCCCCCCACCAATCTACCCCCCCTTCTCCTCTTCCCCCACCTCTCTGTCCAAACCTCCTCTTTTCCACCCTTTCACAGATCATTTTCAGTTACAAACTAACTCGTGTGTGCTCCTACGTCAGAGCACACACGTTCTGATGACATGACTGCTGTCGGTGTTTCTGCAGGGCGAGCGCGTGCTGGTGGCTCTCGGCCACGGGGGGGTGGCATAGTGGAACACTGCTGCATGAAAGGATGTGACCTGCAGTATTTAGAGCAGTACTGTGCCAAGCCCAGTAGAGGGCGCCGGCAAGCACCTGCATCCCCTATGCAACCCAGAGTAGGTCCATTATAGTACACTACCATCCACTATACCATGCTCATTCCTACAGCCTTCATCAGTTTCATTTTACAATGGTATTAATAATTTATGAAATTAATAAACTGACCAATATTTTTGCTGTACAGTTGAATCAATTTTAAAAGTCCTTGTAATAGTAACTTACTTTTACTACTAATAACAATtcaaaacttttattttaaatcttCAGCAATACAAAGTGGAAGGAGACACAATTCAGAGTGTAAGGATCTTTAGCGTTAGacccctcacactcctcaccctctcacagtcctcaccctcacactcttcacactcctcaccctctcacactcttcacactcctcaccctctcacactcctcatcCTCTCACACTAATCACActcctcaccctctcacactcctcatcCTTTCACACTCCTCATCCtttcacactcatcaccctctcacactcatcaccctctcacactcatcaccctcctACACTCCACATCCCCCTAACCCAGTATGACCTGGTGGTGTTCTGCAGGAGGTCCAGTTCCTTGTTCTGGTTTTGAGGCAGTATCAGAGGTTTCTTCAGCTTGACACAGAGAAACTGGCCCAAAGAGCACAGGAGTGATCACTCTACCGGGGGAATCTCAGAAACTCATCACTGCCTTTGACTGAGAAGAAGATGCCCATAGCAGCATGAAGAGGAAATGTGTCCCTATGAGCTGTCACAGCAAAGACCCACCACTCAGAACTGCAAAGACCTGCCCAAAACATCTACTGCAATATTTCAACTCTGAAGATGAGACCTGGAGCAGGAGGCAATAAATCACAAACTGTTTCTTCAGTTTATCTCTCTTAAAAGAGCTTGGCTCACAGCAGACCCTACATTCTACTACGCTCTCTGAATTAATGGCTTTCACTTTTCTAGCATCTCCAGAATTACTTATTTATCTTCTTCACAGTCTTTGTGCTTCTCAGGAATGAAACCCAAGACCTTGGTGGTGCAGTGCACTGTCTGTCCTCCCAGGTGGAGCACCCCAAAGCTCCAGCTGTCCAAGCTTTTCAGAAGAGGTGGGGATCAGGGAGGTGGAGATCATGGAGATGGACATCAGGGAGGTGGGGATCATGGAGGTGGGGATCATGGAGGTGGAGATCATGGAGATGGAGATCAGGGAGATGGAGATCAGGGAGGTGGAGATCATGGAGGTGGGGATCATGGAGGTGGAGATCATGGAGGTGGAAATCAGGGAGGTGGAGATCAGGGAGGTGGATCCAAAGTCTGATCCAAATACTGGTTCACACTGATTCACACTGGATTTATTGGCCAAATATGTTAAGATGTACAAGAAATTCCTAAGTGCTCcatgtatacacacatgtagGACTGGAGTGGGCAGTTCAGCCTCAGCGTTGCAGGAGCGGCAGAACCTCCTCACGGAGCTGACCCCCCATCCCCCGGGCCTAGCCTGCGCCTACAAGACAGTGCAATGTTAAATTCCAGTGTTGAAATTTGATTTTTGTTTATGGACAAATTTAAATTGctgagtttttaaatatatatttatctttcataTTGTTATTTGCATGCAATGGGAAACTGAATTTGTCCAAAGTCACAATTATTATACTTTGACTTGGTACCAAGAATTTTGTACATTATTATAAAAATCATATTTTAAGTGTGACTGAGTTAAAGTATGTTTTGTTTGATGGTTTGTTTAATACACAGAGTTGTTCCAAACACACAGTGTGTTAAGTGTGCTTTGTTTGACCCTAGATGGACCCTTGATGGTTTGTTGaacacacagagctgctgcGAACACACAGGTTCATGAGTTGCACTGAAGTCCATTGCAGAGCAGTTACAGGCCAGGAGCGCAGCACAGACTGCAAGTGTCCACGTTGTTCATCCCTTCACTCTATCCATTAATTATTTACCAATAAATTGCCTCAATGCAGGAAAACTCTGTCCTGTGCAAGAGGATTGCGGGCTGTTTCAGAATGTCTCCCTAACCCCTAGTCCTGCCCCCAACCCCTCGTCCTGCCCCTAACCCCAAACACCTAAACCTAACCCCAAACCCCTAACTTTGTTACAGAATGCCCATTTCAGAATCATGTTTATCCAGCGGCACTGTTCTGGTGccagtgtctccctctctcctctagtgtctccctctctcctcctccagtgTCTGtgtctcaatcaatcaatcaaaatgtatttatatagcgctttttacaacagttatcacaaagcagctttacaagtgtcttgagtccaagcccccaatgagcaagccaagggcgagagtggcaaggaaaaactccctaaggaggaagaaaccttgagaggaaccaagactcctTGGGGGGGGAGACTTccgttttgtcctcattaaggtggaggaagtttagagacatccagcatttaacatctctaACGCAGGCCTcgatttttcctaaactgtgtTCCTAAACTAagctgagtgtcatctgcatagcagtgaaagttgacatcatgtttgtttataactatgcccaatagtagcatgtataatgtaaataatagtgggcctaagatggagccttgcaggactccatatttcacttttatttttcactattatcagctctacaaactgatagtgaTTGGTTAATTAAGAATTAAATAATGAAAGGGCCGAGATTCCAACCCAgttttctaacctttctagcaggctgttgtaggggtgtgacgagatctcgtGTCACGAGATCTCGCGAGATATAACTTGGCAATATTTCTCATTGCGTTAAAAATCTGGGGGGCAGTctggggggcagtcatggcctggtggtagggaactggttttgtgactggagggttgtgggttcgattcccagacctgaggccatgactgaaatgcccttgagcaaggcacctaccCCCATcagctccccgggtgccggactagggctgcccaccgctctgggcacatgtgatccacagccccctagtaatcactagtgtgtgtgtgtgtgtgtgttctaactgcacagatgggttaaaagtggaggacaaatttcgattgcggtgaaaaaaatcacaattgacaaaatatggcacatttacattttaaatctGTCTCGTgggatccagcaagcagccagaatgacatcggaaaatacaggtattactattgaagatgcccccgccacGTTCAAattgtttgtttggcagcattttgggtacccggcggaaataataaatggcaagagagagactgataagacacggaccatattcaaacattgtatgaaaataatgccgtaatTATTAACCACTGTTAATACGAGcacgatgcagagacatttacagcaccaccaaagctcagtactcaaatcaacatatctcacttggaacagaggtagcagggacagaaaggcatgctttggcaagttgagacagcaaaggatatcgggagcagggtggggatgctaatatactaatatgtggacatgctaatattcttaaaaatgaacccagtgtagttgcagcaaattcagtgacatacttggtcaggctctgtttgcactattggcactctgtattgacagagaactTTTTGTTTCGCGCAtaatattgtttgcgcttgaaaaaaggagaaatatttaattgtatttattttaacttttatgaaattttattttaatttcaatttgtagaggaagaagtttattaaaagttcatgcttacatcatgcatgttaaagagttataataaaacatttcaaaatgcatgtgtaactccaGTCCAAtcatataatttgtaattttagttttcttaaaatctcgtctcgttctcgtgaacccaatatcgtgtctcgtctcgtcgTGTGAGCTGAGATAGTGGTTTGAGATTGCTGTGATTTGTGGGAGCATATTTGTTATCTACATCAATACTCAGCGTCaaaattaaatctagggtatgactGTGATAATGAGTAGGGCCATTACATTTAGTGTAATgcagacagagttcaatattgaataaaGGCCCTTTTCAGAGGATCCTCCACCTTCTCAAACTGTATGTacgtctctcctcctccagtatctccctctctcctcctgcagtgtctccctctctcctccccgtgttgtcctctcctcctccagtgtctccctttctcctcCAACGTTGTCCTTTCTCCTCCTCcggtttctccctctctcctcctgcagtgtcgtcctctctcctcctcccgtgtctccctctctcctcctccagtgTCTCCTTCTACTTTTCTTCTCTGCAAGAGGTCATGGCATGCTGTAAAGTCCATCTGCTTGTTTACAGTAAATAGAAATCACAACAACCTTGTGGTTTTATCATAAGTGAAACTGCCTCAGTCTGAAGCGTTGTGTGCTGCATGCCTATGGACTCATAGACGTTCTCCACTGAAAGCTCTTCCTGTTCTTTAACCTTCTGCTCTGTGATCAGCTTCAGTAACACTGGGAGTGTTTTTGGCACACCAGCTCCTGAACTATTTTTACACCCTGACAAAAAAGAGATTTTTCACATTTCCACTCAGGGATCAAGTGAAACTGGAACTAAGTGAACTGGACTAAGTCTTGGCTTGGCGACTAAGAGTTCTTAAATGCTGGTAAAGTTCAGATGTTGCTAAAGACAGAAGTGGAGTTTGTGAACATGATGTTCTCCAAATGAAGAGCAAGATGTCACATCAACAGTCTCAGGGTGCAGAAAGTCCTTTGATTAGGAAAACCAGACAGGGACACAAAAAACAGAGTTTTAGTCAGGAGTTTTAGTCAGGAGTTTTAAGACTCAGACTCTTCTCACTGGGGCTTCCAGAAGATACATCTGTTTTCTTGTGGCTTTAATttaaaattaaatttaattttaatttaaaagctCACAAGAAATGATAAACTCTTACAGC comes from Brachyhypopomus gauderio isolate BG-103 unplaced genomic scaffold, BGAUD_0.2 sc40, whole genome shotgun sequence and encodes:
- the LOC143485806 gene encoding uncharacterized protein LOC143485806, producing the protein MAEVYVPRDVCVRSVRLQDLPSSISRKMGVCLRARKHERTACRSSLMATWIYPVELRDRAGLGQATRGTAPHGSTAPHGSADVLVEGQVCLPVLSANPLAHRILQEALLCSVPAVPCSPALSCSPTLSCSRASPDRKNAIIMYDGQIFLSVRKTKHQQVRGICDTVLHNRGADRHDADGRPEPIGGAGGVGAACSITAVEMQHHAEMTEHSVQQGEKSRRAAPEQVISTSVVERLGEACRWSTEACGDAEAQDSVSVMPARLSASSAADVRDGSVFDELEQMEKISRLRAALRIKEAELRKHRTGVTAASEIS